The following are from one region of the Myxocyprinus asiaticus isolate MX2 ecotype Aquarium Trade chromosome 2, UBuf_Myxa_2, whole genome shotgun sequence genome:
- the LOC127450484 gene encoding uncharacterized protein LOC127450484 isoform X1 produces MECERVDIPLVNSYCMKDSGADTNAEWTGFTGSFPLSSVIHISSRVGLSAVLPCTVTSRLESAYAPHIQWQTISDSVFERIGEEMFQGEDYKDRVDVPEAMLVRGNCSLFLRDVRFSDTGIYESYLVVGESSIKSRTFIQSVQLTVIDHKSIKSVEIGGELILDLYTHQAEQVIFQSSNDTRWTVLWEKGEVTNRKGHLREKDNSLILRRVTASTAGTYKVLDSQGLALSTVKVSVREPMLSREANVLKIQSPLGKATVNMPPLRLIIVFLTFNLKLELLFPLN; encoded by the exons ATGGAGTGTGAGAGAGTAGATATTCCACTCGTGAACAGTTACTGCATGAAAGACAGTGGAGCCGACACAAATGCGGAATGGACAGGATTTACTG GCTCCTTTCCACTCTCATCAGTGATCCATATCTCCTCAAGAGTAGGACTCTCAGCTGTTCTGCCGTGCACTGTGACATCGCGCCTGGAATCCGCTTATGCACCTCACATTCAGTGGCAGACCATAAGTGATTCTGTGTTTGAGCGAATAGGGGAGGAGATGTTTCAAGGGGAAGATTATAAGGACCGTGTGGATGTCCCAGAAGCGATGCTCGTGAGAGGAAACTGCTCTCTGTTCCTGCGGGATGTCAGATTCAGTGACACAGGCATTTATGAGAGTTACCTGGTGGTCGGTGAATCAAGTATCAAGAGTAGAACTTTCATTCAGAGCGTCCAACTCACAGTTATTG ATCACAAGAGCATCAAGTCTGTGGAAATTGGGGGAGAGCTGATCTTGGACTTGTACACACATCAAGCTGAACAAGTAATTTTTCAGAGCAGTAACGACACCAGGTGGACAGTCCTGTGGGAAAAAGGAGAAGTCACCAACAGGAAAGGTCatctgagagagaaagacaacAGTTTGATTCTCAGGAGGGTTACGGCCAGCACTGCCGGCACATATAAAGTGTTGGACTCGCAGGGATTGGCACTCAGCACAGTGAAGGTCTCAGTCAGAG AACCTATGCTATCCAGGGAagcaaatgttttgaaaattcagAGTCCATTAG GTAAAGCTACAGTGAATATGCCTCCCCTAAGGCTCATAATTGTTTTCCTCACTTTTAATTTAAAGCTTGAATTGCTGTTTCCTCTCAACTGA
- the LOC127450484 gene encoding uncharacterized protein LOC127450484 isoform X2, producing MDRIYWILISLMLWHVICVSSFPLSSVIHISSRVGLSAVLPCTVTSRLESAYAPHIQWQTISDSVFERIGEEMFQGEDYKDRVDVPEAMLVRGNCSLFLRDVRFSDTGIYESYLVVGESSIKSRTFIQSVQLTVIDHKSIKSVEIGGELILDLYTHQAEQVIFQSSNDTRWTVLWEKGEVTNRKGHLREKDNSLILRRVTASTAGTYKVLDSQGLALSTVKVSVREPMLSREANVLKIQSPLGKATVNMPPLRLIIVFLTFNLKLELLFPLN from the exons ATGGACAGGATTTACTG GATCTTGATCAGTCTAATGCTATGGCATGTCATTTGTGTCA GCTCCTTTCCACTCTCATCAGTGATCCATATCTCCTCAAGAGTAGGACTCTCAGCTGTTCTGCCGTGCACTGTGACATCGCGCCTGGAATCCGCTTATGCACCTCACATTCAGTGGCAGACCATAAGTGATTCTGTGTTTGAGCGAATAGGGGAGGAGATGTTTCAAGGGGAAGATTATAAGGACCGTGTGGATGTCCCAGAAGCGATGCTCGTGAGAGGAAACTGCTCTCTGTTCCTGCGGGATGTCAGATTCAGTGACACAGGCATTTATGAGAGTTACCTGGTGGTCGGTGAATCAAGTATCAAGAGTAGAACTTTCATTCAGAGCGTCCAACTCACAGTTATTG ATCACAAGAGCATCAAGTCTGTGGAAATTGGGGGAGAGCTGATCTTGGACTTGTACACACATCAAGCTGAACAAGTAATTTTTCAGAGCAGTAACGACACCAGGTGGACAGTCCTGTGGGAAAAAGGAGAAGTCACCAACAGGAAAGGTCatctgagagagaaagacaacAGTTTGATTCTCAGGAGGGTTACGGCCAGCACTGCCGGCACATATAAAGTGTTGGACTCGCAGGGATTGGCACTCAGCACAGTGAAGGTCTCAGTCAGAG AACCTATGCTATCCAGGGAagcaaatgttttgaaaattcagAGTCCATTAG GTAAAGCTACAGTGAATATGCCTCCCCTAAGGCTCATAATTGTTTTCCTCACTTTTAATTTAAAGCTTGAATTGCTGTTTCCTCTCAACTGA